One genomic window of Equus caballus isolate H_3958 breed thoroughbred chromosome 6, TB-T2T, whole genome shotgun sequence includes the following:
- the BIN2 gene encoding bridging integrator 2 isoform X2, whose translation MAEGKAGGAAGLFAKQVQKKLSRAQEKVLQKLGKTVETKDERFEQSASNFYHQQAEGHKLYKDLKNFISAVKVMRESSKRVSETLQEIYSSDWDGHEELKAIVGNNDLLWEDYEEKLADQALRTMENYVAQFSEVKERIAKRGRKLVDYDSARHHLEAVQNAKKKDEAKTAKAEEEFNKAQAVFEDLNKELLEELPVLYNSRIGCYVTIFQNISNLRDVFYREMSKLNHSLYEVMSKLEKQHSDKVFVVKGLSSGNRRSLVISPPVRPSVVSGPLTSPISPSALSLKSERDSTSASEEELASDPAQGEDNSEIKEEPLKDEETEEEEAEASSSEEEEPLPACNGLTPAQPPLTIEGGQAQEEVLPCSAAPSPGRALIPSEQPSSLPEVVLRTRTSSEGSEQPKKRASIQRASAPPNRPPPPRATPSPRPSSGNTPSSPTASEPNSPTSPRASLGAGTPSPRASLEASPDPLPPEKPVRTPEAGEKENTENLNPEELSTSPTLISQVFSESGKTGKLEGKEENNELTSADSPQSQDLQLHVSAVPEESNTIAPEPQEEVSTMQNTHL comes from the exons GCAGAGGGCCACAAGCTGTACAAGGACCTGAAGAACTTCATTAGTGCAGTCAAAG TGATGCGTGAAAGTTCAAAGAGAGTGTCAGAAACCCTGCAGGAGATCTACAGCAGTGACTGGGACGGTCATGAGGAGCTGAAGGCCATCGTAGGG AATAATGACCTCCTTTGGGAAGACTATGAAGAGAAGCTAGCTGACCAGGCTTTGAGGACCATGGAAAACTATGTAGCCCAGTTCAGCGAGGTTAAG GAAAGAATCGCCAAGCGGGGTCGGAAACTCGTGGACTATGACAGTGCCCGACACCACCTGGAGGCGGTACAGAATGCCAAAAAGAAAGATGAGGCCAAGACTGccaag GCAGAGGAAGAATTCAACAAAGCCCAGGCTGTGTTTGAAGATCTGAACAAGGAGCTGCTAGAGGAGCTGCCTGTGCTTTACAATAG TCGTATTGGCTGTTATGTGACCatcttccaaaatatttccaaCTTGAGGGATGTCTTCTACAGGGAGATGAGCAAG CTGAACCACAGTCTCTACGAGGTGATGAGCAAACTGGAGAAGCAACATTCCGACAAAGTCTTTGTGGTGAAGGGACTATCAAG CGGCAACAGACGCTCTTTAGTCATCTCTCCCCCAGTTCGACCATCTGTGGTCTCCGGCCCTCTTACCTCACCTATCAGTCCCTCTGCACTTTCCTTGAAGAGTGAGAGGGACTCCACCTCTGCAAGTGAAGAAGAGCTGGCATCTGATCCAGCCCAGGGAGAAGACAACTCTGAGATCAAAGAAGAGCCcttaaaagatgaggaaacagaggaggaagaggctgaAGCAAGCTCCTCTGAGGAGGAAGAGCCTCTGCCAGCCTGCAATGGCCTCACCCCGGCCCAGCCCCCTCTCACCATTGAGGGtggccaggcccaggaggaagttCTCCCTTGCTCCGCAGCTCCATCACCAGGCAGAGCCCTAATCCCTTCAGAGCAGCCTTCATCTCTCCCAGAAGTAGTCCTCCGAACCCGCACCTCCAGTGAAGGATCTGAACAACCAAAGAAGAGAGCCTCTATCCAGAGGGCCTCAGCACCCCCCAATAGGCCTCCTCCACCCAGAgccactcccagccccaggccctcctcAGGGAACACACCCTCCAGCCCTACAGCCTCTGAACCGAATTCACCCaccagccccagggcctccctgGGGGCTGGGACTCCAAGTCCTAGGGCCTCCTTAGAGGCCTCTCCTGATCCACTGCCACCAGAGAAGCCAGTAAGAACTCCTGAAgcgggagaaaaggaaaacactgagAATCTGAACCCAGAAGAACTTTCTACATCTCCTACCTTGATCTCTCAG GTGTTTTCAGAGTCTGGCAAGACAGGGAAGCTGGAAGGCAAAGAAGAGAACAACGAGCTTACGTCAGCTGACTCCCCTCAG AGCCAAGATCTTCAGCTTCATGTGTCTGCAGTTCCAGAAGAGAGCAACACCATAGCACCTGAGCCTCAAGAAGAG GTATCTACAATGCAAAATACACACCTCTGA
- the BIN2 gene encoding bridging integrator 2 isoform X4 → MRESSKRVSETLQEIYSSDWDGHEELKAIVGNNDLLWEDYEEKLADQALRTMENYVAQFSEVKERIAKRGRKLVDYDSARHHLEAVQNAKKKDEAKTAKAEEEFNKAQAVFEDLNKELLEELPVLYNSRIGCYVTIFQNISNLRDVFYREMSKLNHSLYEVMSKLEKQHSDKVFVVKGLSSGNRRSLVISPPVRPSVVSGPLTSPISPSALSLKSERDSTSASEEELASDPAQGEDNSEIKEEPLKDEETEEEEAEASSSEEEEPLPACNGLTPAQPPLTIEGGQAQEEVLPCSAAPSPGRALIPSEQPSSLPEVVLRTRTSSEGSEQPKKRASIQRASAPPNRPPPPRATPSPRPSSGNTPSSPTASEPNSPTSPRASLGAGTPSPRASLEASPDPLPPEKPVRTPEAGEKENTENLNPEELSTSPTLISQVFSESGKTGKLEGKEENNELTSADSPQSQDLQLHVSAVPEESNTIAPEPQEEVSTMQNTHL, encoded by the exons ATGCGTGAAAGTTCAAAGAGAGTGTCAGAAACCCTGCAGGAGATCTACAGCAGTGACTGGGACGGTCATGAGGAGCTGAAGGCCATCGTAGGG AATAATGACCTCCTTTGGGAAGACTATGAAGAGAAGCTAGCTGACCAGGCTTTGAGGACCATGGAAAACTATGTAGCCCAGTTCAGCGAGGTTAAG GAAAGAATCGCCAAGCGGGGTCGGAAACTCGTGGACTATGACAGTGCCCGACACCACCTGGAGGCGGTACAGAATGCCAAAAAGAAAGATGAGGCCAAGACTGccaag GCAGAGGAAGAATTCAACAAAGCCCAGGCTGTGTTTGAAGATCTGAACAAGGAGCTGCTAGAGGAGCTGCCTGTGCTTTACAATAG TCGTATTGGCTGTTATGTGACCatcttccaaaatatttccaaCTTGAGGGATGTCTTCTACAGGGAGATGAGCAAG CTGAACCACAGTCTCTACGAGGTGATGAGCAAACTGGAGAAGCAACATTCCGACAAAGTCTTTGTGGTGAAGGGACTATCAAG CGGCAACAGACGCTCTTTAGTCATCTCTCCCCCAGTTCGACCATCTGTGGTCTCCGGCCCTCTTACCTCACCTATCAGTCCCTCTGCACTTTCCTTGAAGAGTGAGAGGGACTCCACCTCTGCAAGTGAAGAAGAGCTGGCATCTGATCCAGCCCAGGGAGAAGACAACTCTGAGATCAAAGAAGAGCCcttaaaagatgaggaaacagaggaggaagaggctgaAGCAAGCTCCTCTGAGGAGGAAGAGCCTCTGCCAGCCTGCAATGGCCTCACCCCGGCCCAGCCCCCTCTCACCATTGAGGGtggccaggcccaggaggaagttCTCCCTTGCTCCGCAGCTCCATCACCAGGCAGAGCCCTAATCCCTTCAGAGCAGCCTTCATCTCTCCCAGAAGTAGTCCTCCGAACCCGCACCTCCAGTGAAGGATCTGAACAACCAAAGAAGAGAGCCTCTATCCAGAGGGCCTCAGCACCCCCCAATAGGCCTCCTCCACCCAGAgccactcccagccccaggccctcctcAGGGAACACACCCTCCAGCCCTACAGCCTCTGAACCGAATTCACCCaccagccccagggcctccctgGGGGCTGGGACTCCAAGTCCTAGGGCCTCCTTAGAGGCCTCTCCTGATCCACTGCCACCAGAGAAGCCAGTAAGAACTCCTGAAgcgggagaaaaggaaaacactgagAATCTGAACCCAGAAGAACTTTCTACATCTCCTACCTTGATCTCTCAG GTGTTTTCAGAGTCTGGCAAGACAGGGAAGCTGGAAGGCAAAGAAGAGAACAACGAGCTTACGTCAGCTGACTCCCCTCAG AGCCAAGATCTTCAGCTTCATGTGTCTGCAGTTCCAGAAGAGAGCAACACCATAGCACCTGAGCCTCAAGAAGAG GTATCTACAATGCAAAATACACACCTCTGA
- the BIN2 gene encoding bridging integrator 2 isoform X1: MAEGKAGGAAGLFAKQVQKKLSRAQEKVLQKLGKTVETKDERFEQSASNFYHQQAEGHKLYKDLKNFISAVKVMRESSKRVSETLQEIYSSDWDGHEELKAIVGNNDLLWEDYEEKLADQALRTMENYVAQFSEVKERIAKRGRKLVDYDSARHHLEAVQNAKKKDEAKTAKAEEEFNKAQAVFEDLNKELLEELPVLYNSRIGCYVTIFQNISNLRDVFYREMSKLNHSLYEVMSKLEKQHSDKVFVVKGLSSGNRRSLVISPPVRPSVVSGPLTSPISPSALSLKSERDSTSASEEELASDPAQGEDNSEIKEEPLKDEETEEEEAEASSSEEEEPLPACNGLTPAQPPLTIEGGQAQEEVLPCSAAPSPGRALIPSEQPSSLPEVVLRTRTSSEGSEQPKKRASIQRASAPPNRPPPPRATPSPRPSSGNTPSSPTASEPNSPTSPRASLGAGTPSPRASLEASPDPLPPEKPVRTPEAGEKENTENLNPEELSTSPTLISQVFSESGKTGKLEGKEENNELTSADSPQSQDLQLHVSAVPEESNTIAPEPQEETL; encoded by the exons GCAGAGGGCCACAAGCTGTACAAGGACCTGAAGAACTTCATTAGTGCAGTCAAAG TGATGCGTGAAAGTTCAAAGAGAGTGTCAGAAACCCTGCAGGAGATCTACAGCAGTGACTGGGACGGTCATGAGGAGCTGAAGGCCATCGTAGGG AATAATGACCTCCTTTGGGAAGACTATGAAGAGAAGCTAGCTGACCAGGCTTTGAGGACCATGGAAAACTATGTAGCCCAGTTCAGCGAGGTTAAG GAAAGAATCGCCAAGCGGGGTCGGAAACTCGTGGACTATGACAGTGCCCGACACCACCTGGAGGCGGTACAGAATGCCAAAAAGAAAGATGAGGCCAAGACTGccaag GCAGAGGAAGAATTCAACAAAGCCCAGGCTGTGTTTGAAGATCTGAACAAGGAGCTGCTAGAGGAGCTGCCTGTGCTTTACAATAG TCGTATTGGCTGTTATGTGACCatcttccaaaatatttccaaCTTGAGGGATGTCTTCTACAGGGAGATGAGCAAG CTGAACCACAGTCTCTACGAGGTGATGAGCAAACTGGAGAAGCAACATTCCGACAAAGTCTTTGTGGTGAAGGGACTATCAAG CGGCAACAGACGCTCTTTAGTCATCTCTCCCCCAGTTCGACCATCTGTGGTCTCCGGCCCTCTTACCTCACCTATCAGTCCCTCTGCACTTTCCTTGAAGAGTGAGAGGGACTCCACCTCTGCAAGTGAAGAAGAGCTGGCATCTGATCCAGCCCAGGGAGAAGACAACTCTGAGATCAAAGAAGAGCCcttaaaagatgaggaaacagaggaggaagaggctgaAGCAAGCTCCTCTGAGGAGGAAGAGCCTCTGCCAGCCTGCAATGGCCTCACCCCGGCCCAGCCCCCTCTCACCATTGAGGGtggccaggcccaggaggaagttCTCCCTTGCTCCGCAGCTCCATCACCAGGCAGAGCCCTAATCCCTTCAGAGCAGCCTTCATCTCTCCCAGAAGTAGTCCTCCGAACCCGCACCTCCAGTGAAGGATCTGAACAACCAAAGAAGAGAGCCTCTATCCAGAGGGCCTCAGCACCCCCCAATAGGCCTCCTCCACCCAGAgccactcccagccccaggccctcctcAGGGAACACACCCTCCAGCCCTACAGCCTCTGAACCGAATTCACCCaccagccccagggcctccctgGGGGCTGGGACTCCAAGTCCTAGGGCCTCCTTAGAGGCCTCTCCTGATCCACTGCCACCAGAGAAGCCAGTAAGAACTCCTGAAgcgggagaaaaggaaaacactgagAATCTGAACCCAGAAGAACTTTCTACATCTCCTACCTTGATCTCTCAG GTGTTTTCAGAGTCTGGCAAGACAGGGAAGCTGGAAGGCAAAGAAGAGAACAACGAGCTTACGTCAGCTGACTCCCCTCAG AGCCAAGATCTTCAGCTTCATGTGTCTGCAGTTCCAGAAGAGAGCAACACCATAGCACCTGAGCCTCAAGAAGAG ACTTTGTAA
- the BIN2 gene encoding bridging integrator 2 isoform X3 encodes MRESSKRVSETLQEIYSSDWDGHEELKAIVGNNDLLWEDYEEKLADQALRTMENYVAQFSEVKERIAKRGRKLVDYDSARHHLEAVQNAKKKDEAKTAKAEEEFNKAQAVFEDLNKELLEELPVLYNSRIGCYVTIFQNISNLRDVFYREMSKLNHSLYEVMSKLEKQHSDKVFVVKGLSSGNRRSLVISPPVRPSVVSGPLTSPISPSALSLKSERDSTSASEEELASDPAQGEDNSEIKEEPLKDEETEEEEAEASSSEEEEPLPACNGLTPAQPPLTIEGGQAQEEVLPCSAAPSPGRALIPSEQPSSLPEVVLRTRTSSEGSEQPKKRASIQRASAPPNRPPPPRATPSPRPSSGNTPSSPTASEPNSPTSPRASLGAGTPSPRASLEASPDPLPPEKPVRTPEAGEKENTENLNPEELSTSPTLISQVFSESGKTGKLEGKEENNELTSADSPQSQDLQLHVSAVPEESNTIAPEPQEETL; translated from the exons ATGCGTGAAAGTTCAAAGAGAGTGTCAGAAACCCTGCAGGAGATCTACAGCAGTGACTGGGACGGTCATGAGGAGCTGAAGGCCATCGTAGGG AATAATGACCTCCTTTGGGAAGACTATGAAGAGAAGCTAGCTGACCAGGCTTTGAGGACCATGGAAAACTATGTAGCCCAGTTCAGCGAGGTTAAG GAAAGAATCGCCAAGCGGGGTCGGAAACTCGTGGACTATGACAGTGCCCGACACCACCTGGAGGCGGTACAGAATGCCAAAAAGAAAGATGAGGCCAAGACTGccaag GCAGAGGAAGAATTCAACAAAGCCCAGGCTGTGTTTGAAGATCTGAACAAGGAGCTGCTAGAGGAGCTGCCTGTGCTTTACAATAG TCGTATTGGCTGTTATGTGACCatcttccaaaatatttccaaCTTGAGGGATGTCTTCTACAGGGAGATGAGCAAG CTGAACCACAGTCTCTACGAGGTGATGAGCAAACTGGAGAAGCAACATTCCGACAAAGTCTTTGTGGTGAAGGGACTATCAAG CGGCAACAGACGCTCTTTAGTCATCTCTCCCCCAGTTCGACCATCTGTGGTCTCCGGCCCTCTTACCTCACCTATCAGTCCCTCTGCACTTTCCTTGAAGAGTGAGAGGGACTCCACCTCTGCAAGTGAAGAAGAGCTGGCATCTGATCCAGCCCAGGGAGAAGACAACTCTGAGATCAAAGAAGAGCCcttaaaagatgaggaaacagaggaggaagaggctgaAGCAAGCTCCTCTGAGGAGGAAGAGCCTCTGCCAGCCTGCAATGGCCTCACCCCGGCCCAGCCCCCTCTCACCATTGAGGGtggccaggcccaggaggaagttCTCCCTTGCTCCGCAGCTCCATCACCAGGCAGAGCCCTAATCCCTTCAGAGCAGCCTTCATCTCTCCCAGAAGTAGTCCTCCGAACCCGCACCTCCAGTGAAGGATCTGAACAACCAAAGAAGAGAGCCTCTATCCAGAGGGCCTCAGCACCCCCCAATAGGCCTCCTCCACCCAGAgccactcccagccccaggccctcctcAGGGAACACACCCTCCAGCCCTACAGCCTCTGAACCGAATTCACCCaccagccccagggcctccctgGGGGCTGGGACTCCAAGTCCTAGGGCCTCCTTAGAGGCCTCTCCTGATCCACTGCCACCAGAGAAGCCAGTAAGAACTCCTGAAgcgggagaaaaggaaaacactgagAATCTGAACCCAGAAGAACTTTCTACATCTCCTACCTTGATCTCTCAG GTGTTTTCAGAGTCTGGCAAGACAGGGAAGCTGGAAGGCAAAGAAGAGAACAACGAGCTTACGTCAGCTGACTCCCCTCAG AGCCAAGATCTTCAGCTTCATGTGTCTGCAGTTCCAGAAGAGAGCAACACCATAGCACCTGAGCCTCAAGAAGAG ACTTTGTAA